A window from Brachyhypopomus gauderio isolate BG-103 chromosome 6, BGAUD_0.2, whole genome shotgun sequence encodes these proteins:
- the csdc2b gene encoding cold shock domain-containing protein C2, whose product MAEPALPSVGEPPLRSPRSEPHPLSFPILREGSRVWERTPLHHGELPSPLPTKRTRTFSATMRAKSGTVYSGVCKNFSRSQGHGFIRPTHGGEDIFVHISDVEGEYVPVEGDEVTYKVCPIPPKNQKLQAVEVTITHLNPGTKHETWSGQIISS is encoded by the exons ATGGCGGAACCGGCCCTGCCGTCGGTGGGCGAGCCCCCGCTGCGCTCTCCGCGCTCGgagccacaccccctctccttCCCCATCCTGAGGGAGGGCAGTCGCGTGTGGGAGAGAACGCCGCTGCACCACGGAGAACTGCCCAGCCCGCTGCCCACCAAACGCACACGCACCTTTTCTGC CACGATGCGGGCTAAGTCAGGTACTGTGTATAGTGGCGTGTGTAAGAACTTCTCGAGGTCACAGGGTCATGGCTTCATCAGACCGACCCATGGCGGAGAGGACATCTTCGTCCACATCTCGGA TGTCGAGGGAGAGTATGTTCCTGTGGAGGGTGATGAGGTCACATATAAAGTCTGCCCCATCCCCCCTAAGAACCAGAAGCTCCAGGCGGTGGAGGTGACCATCACACACCTGAACCCAGGAACGAAACACGAGACCTGGTCAGGCCAGATCATCAGCTCGTAG